A single Filimonas effusa DNA region contains:
- a CDS encoding aminopeptidase P family protein: MFERPVYIERRQQLMKAVGSGLVLLTGNEDSSMNYKDNIYHFRQDSSFLYFTGIDRPNLFFLLDIDNNTETLFGNDLTIEEMVWTGYVAPLAEPAAACGISDVKPVSALPSLLERARQRSQQVHYLPPYRPETILKLEEWLSTPAVLLQENASVPLIKAIVAQRSIKSDAEIAEIEKGVNTTNRMQLKAMELAAEGITEYAIAGQLQGLAVSEGGQLSFPTILTVNGQYLHNHAGPTVLRNGQMVLCDCGAETAMHYAGDLTRTFPVSGSFTPKQKEVYKIVLAAYEAAVAFMKPGVLFRDVHFEACEQLVKGLQALGLMKGDVKEAVAQGAHALFFQCGLGHMLGMDVHDMENLGEAYVGYTDTLKKSTQFGLKSLRLGRALEPGFVVTVEPGLYFVPELIQAWEAEGKHTSFINYAKAKDYFDFGGIRIEDDYLVTSAGSRLLGEGLIRKPGF; the protein is encoded by the coding sequence ATGTTTGAACGCCCGGTTTATATTGAAAGAAGGCAACAGCTCATGAAAGCTGTTGGCAGTGGATTGGTGTTGCTGACAGGTAATGAGGACAGCAGCATGAATTACAAGGATAATATTTATCATTTCAGACAGGATAGCAGTTTCCTGTATTTCACGGGCATTGACCGCCCGAACCTGTTTTTTTTACTGGATATAGACAACAATACGGAAACGCTGTTTGGCAACGATCTTACCATAGAAGAAATGGTATGGACGGGTTATGTGGCTCCGCTGGCCGAACCGGCGGCTGCATGTGGCATTAGTGACGTTAAGCCGGTATCGGCATTGCCTTCGTTACTGGAACGCGCCCGGCAGCGGAGCCAGCAGGTGCATTATCTGCCGCCTTACCGTCCTGAGACCATTTTGAAGCTGGAGGAATGGCTCAGTACACCTGCTGTTCTGCTACAGGAAAATGCCTCTGTGCCGTTAATAAAGGCAATTGTAGCGCAGCGCTCCATTAAATCCGATGCAGAAATAGCGGAGATCGAAAAAGGTGTAAATACCACCAATCGCATGCAGTTGAAAGCAATGGAGCTGGCGGCAGAGGGGATTACCGAATATGCGATCGCAGGCCAGTTACAGGGGCTGGCGGTGAGCGAGGGCGGGCAGCTTTCCTTTCCTACCATCTTAACTGTAAATGGTCAATACCTGCATAACCATGCCGGCCCAACCGTTTTGCGTAACGGCCAGATGGTATTGTGTGATTGCGGTGCGGAAACGGCTATGCATTATGCCGGCGACCTTACGCGTACCTTTCCTGTAAGCGGCAGCTTTACGCCGAAACAGAAAGAGGTTTATAAGATTGTGTTAGCGGCATACGAGGCGGCTGTTGCGTTTATGAAGCCCGGCGTGTTGTTCCGGGACGTTCATTTTGAGGCGTGTGAGCAGCTGGTAAAAGGCCTGCAGGCATTAGGACTGATGAAAGGCGATGTAAAAGAAGCTGTAGCCCAGGGAGCCCATGCGTTGTTCTTCCAGTGTGGTCTTGGACATATGCTTGGTATGGATGTTCATGACATGGAAAACCTCGGTGAAGCTTATGTGGGGTATACCGATACTTTGAAAAAGAGCACCCAGTTTGGATTAAAGTCGCTGCGGCTGGGCAGGGCATTGGAGCCAGGCTTTGTAGTTACCGTGGAGCCGGGTTTATATTTTGTGCCTGAGCTTATACAGGCATGGGAGGCGGAAGGTAAACACACCAGTTTCATCAACTACGCCAAGGCCAAGGATTATTTCGATTTTGGGGGCATCAGGATAGAAGATGATTATCTCGTCACCAGTGCCGGGAGCCGGTTGCTGGGAGAGGGATTGATAAGGAAACCGGGATTCTAA
- a CDS encoding DNA alkylation repair protein, protein MSLLKDLYSKTFYNRLCNSLEKAIPGFNRKIFIKAIYTPAFEDMELKERMRHTTLTLHSFLPADFENAVALLKTSIEQLRADDFPNGGLEFIFFPDYIELYGLNDYKTSVKAMEFITQFITCEFAIRPFLVKYNGKLMQQMLKWSLHSNAAVRRLATEGCRPRLPWATAVPGLKKDPSPILPILENLKTDPSESVRRSVANNLNDISKDHPGLVIGIAAKWKGISKEVDAIIKHGCRTLLKQGHTGILKHYGLESRKLTLSNFVIHTPEVKIGESVSFSFTIANKNSEAQMVRLEYGVYYRKANGKATRKVFKVSERVYAPKEKCTIQRRQKFVLITTRTFYTGQHQLSIIVNGEEKGIEVFELKD, encoded by the coding sequence ATGAGTTTGCTTAAAGACCTGTACTCAAAAACATTTTATAACCGCCTTTGCAACAGCCTCGAAAAAGCCATCCCGGGCTTCAACAGGAAAATATTCATCAAAGCCATTTATACACCGGCCTTTGAAGATATGGAGTTGAAAGAAAGGATGCGGCATACCACGCTTACGCTCCATTCTTTTTTGCCGGCTGATTTTGAAAATGCCGTAGCGCTGCTCAAAACCAGCATAGAACAGCTTCGTGCCGATGACTTCCCCAATGGAGGCCTCGAATTTATCTTCTTCCCCGATTATATTGAGTTATACGGACTGAATGACTACAAAACATCCGTTAAGGCAATGGAATTCATTACACAGTTTATTACATGTGAATTCGCTATCCGCCCTTTCCTTGTCAAATATAACGGCAAATTGATGCAGCAAATGCTGAAATGGTCGCTTCATTCAAACGCAGCAGTACGCAGACTGGCTACAGAAGGATGCCGCCCACGGCTTCCCTGGGCAACGGCCGTACCCGGATTGAAAAAAGATCCTTCGCCCATATTGCCCATCCTGGAGAACCTTAAAACCGATCCCTCAGAATCAGTACGGCGCAGTGTGGCCAATAATCTGAACGACATCTCCAAAGACCACCCGGGGCTGGTCATTGGAATTGCAGCCAAATGGAAAGGTATCAGCAAAGAAGTTGACGCCATCATCAAACATGGCTGCCGTACCCTGCTCAAACAGGGACATACCGGTATCCTGAAGCACTATGGTCTTGAAAGCAGGAAACTCACGCTTTCCAATTTTGTCATTCACACGCCCGAGGTAAAAATAGGAGAGAGCGTATCCTTTTCGTTTACCATCGCCAATAAAAACAGCGAAGCGCAAATGGTTCGCTTGGAGTATGGCGTATACTACAGAAAAGCAAACGGGAAGGCTACCAGGAAGGTATTTAAAGTAAGTGAACGGGTTTATGCACCCAAAGAAAAATGTACGATACAACGCCGTCAGAAATTTGTACTTATTACCACCCGCACATTCTATACAGGACAGCACCAGCTTTCGATCATCGTTAACGGAGAAGAAAAAGGAATTGAAGTTTTTGAGCTAAAAGATTAA
- a CDS encoding right-handed parallel beta-helix repeat-containing protein gives MKSFLRIAFVATAFAGCAKNNDPVPSVDDPSLQAVTTSAVVVAAVNTTVTTESALKAAIAAANPGDIITISGTIKLTSTLQLLRSGTASAKINFTGGTLDCSGISSGWGVKCNGSYWNITNMVIKNGPDCGLVFQTGGYNYVYNVTTSGNHDSGLQIYNGSHHNNVSYCNSYDNYDSQNGGENADGFACKLSAGAGNLFDHCTATHNSDDGWDLYGQPESVKITNCTAANNGYGSNGDGNGFKLGSAGQNVPHTVTNCTANNNKAWGYDGNGNTGHITTTGSGGSGNGSGLFTRIY, from the coding sequence ATGAAAAGTTTTCTTCGGATTGCTTTCGTTGCTACTGCGTTTGCAGGTTGTGCCAAAAACAATGATCCAGTACCTTCCGTTGATGATCCTTCTTTACAAGCCGTTACTACCAGCGCTGTTGTGGTTGCAGCTGTTAACACGACGGTGACCACGGAATCGGCTTTAAAGGCTGCTATTGCCGCTGCCAACCCGGGTGATATCATCACTATCAGCGGCACCATTAAATTAACCAGTACGTTACAATTACTCAGGAGTGGTACCGCCAGCGCCAAGATCAATTTTACCGGCGGGACACTTGACTGTTCCGGTATTTCATCGGGATGGGGGGTGAAATGTAACGGCAGTTACTGGAACATTACCAATATGGTCATTAAAAACGGCCCTGATTGCGGTCTTGTATTTCAGACAGGCGGTTACAACTATGTTTATAATGTAACAACCTCTGGTAATCATGATTCCGGTCTGCAGATTTACAATGGTTCACACCATAACAATGTTAGCTATTGCAATTCCTACGACAATTATGATAGCCAGAACGGCGGGGAGAATGCCGATGGTTTTGCCTGTAAGCTTTCAGCAGGTGCAGGCAACCTGTTCGATCATTGTACGGCTACCCATAACTCCGATGATGGATGGGATCTTTACGGTCAGCCTGAGTCTGTAAAAATCACCAATTGTACTGCTGCCAATAACGGGTATGGCAGCAATGGTGACGGCAACGGCTTCAAACTCGGAAGCGCCGGTCAGAATGTTCCGCACACTGTTACCAATTGTACAGCGAATAATAATAAAGCATGGGGTTATGATGGTAATGGTAATACCG